From the genome of Coriobacteriia bacterium:
AGGCCCACATGCTCGACGTCATGCTCATGCTCCAGGCGGAGCACGGCGGCGGCAACAACTCGACGTTCACCTGCCGCGTGTTGACGTCGTCGGGAACGGACGCATATGCGGCATACGCAGGTGCCATTGGCTCGCTCAAGGGCCCCAAGCACGGTGGCGCCAATCGCAAGGTCCGCGACATGATCAAGGACCTCGAGGCCAGCATCAGCGACTGGGGCGACGAGGGCCAGGTGGCAGACTACCTGCGTCGTGTCGTGCGCAAGGAGGCCAACGACCGGACGGGCCTCATCTACGGCATGGGTCACGCGGTGTACACGATGTCCGACCCGCGCGCACGCATCTGCCACCGGTATGCCGCAAGGATAGCAAGCAACACAGAGTTCGAGCCTGAGCTGCGCCTCATCGAAACGGTCGAGCGACTGACGCCGGAGATAATGGCGCAGGAAAAGGGCACGCACAAGGTGCTATGCGCCAACATCGACCTGTACACCGGCTTTGTGTACAACATGCTGGGCATTCCCGAGGAGCTCTACACGCCGATGTTTGCGACGGCGCGCATGGCCGGCTGGGCGGCCCACCGCTTCGAGGAGCTCGTAAGCGGCAAGCGCATCATCAGGCCGGCGTACAAGTCCATCATGAACCCGCATCCCTACACACCCCTGGCCGAGCGCGGCTGCAAGGGCGGCTTCGTGCCCCCAACCCCAGCGGAACTCCCCGCTCAGGCGGCGACCGACGCCGACGCCGTGGGAGACTAAACAAAGTGCGCGAGTGCGGGGCCAAGCGAGAGGAGTTTGCTCGCTTGGCCCCGCACGAAACGGCGCACACCCCGGACTAGCGCGCGTGCAGAATGGTCGCGTGGGCCGTTCGTGGCCCGGACTGCGGGTGGATAGCCTGTGACAGGCATTGCGGGAGTGCTTTTTTGCGGCGGCTGGCGCCATTCGTGGGCAGAAACCGAGCTCATGAATATGCCCCGGGCACGCAACGCTGGAACCGCAACGATCACGCTGCCATTTCCGCAGGTAACCGGCGGTTGAAGCGCAGACGCGCAGATCACCATGCGAGACGGGGCATACACGAGCGCGATTTTGGGACGAAAGTGGCAGCCTAGCTTGCAAAGAATGCACTTCTGCCCAACAAAACCCGATGCCCAGCCTCGCTCGCCCCTCGCGACCCGTCGCGCAGCAAATGCAGCGCCCCCCACGCGCCATACCGCCATCGTGCGAGGCAAATCGCAATAAGAACGGGCCAGGCGCCCGAAGGAGACGCCTGGCCCGCCGCGTAGAGTCTAGCCACTGCCAGCAGAAGTGCCTGGCAGTCAGAATGCGCTTACGCCCAGGGCTCGAGCTTGATGGCATCCTTGCCTGCCCAGATGCCGGTCACCATAGCCTCGGCGATGTTCCAGCCGCCGTTGTAAACCCAGCCGTAGCCAGCACCGCACTCGCCGACGCTGTACAGGCGAGGAATCGGCTCGTCAAAAGCATCCAGCGTCTGCGCCCTCGTGTTGCGCTTCGGACCACCCTGCGTGTTGTACTGGTTCGGATAGCACAGGACCGCATAGAACGGGCCCGTCAGCGGGCGCATCGTCTCGGCGGCGCGGCCAAACTGCGTGTCCTCGCCGGCCTCGGCGTCCTTGTTGTACGCGTCAACCGTTGCCTGGAGCGTCGCGGCATCCATCTTGCCCTCGCCGGCCTCGACGCCATTCATCTGAGCAGCAAGATCCTCGAGCGTATCGGCCTTGAGCACCCAGCCGCGCTCGACCTCGGCGCTGTTATCCTGGCTCCACTCGTAACCGCTGTGCGCCGTGAACCACGTGAACTGGCTGCCCTCGGCCTTGCCCGACGCCACGGGGCGCTGGGCCTGCTCGGCATCAAAAACCGTCCAGTACGGCAGGTGCGGCCACTCGCACTTCACGCCATCGTAGAAGAACAGGTACTCGCGGCGGCCGTAGCCGTGGCCGTCGGCGCGATCCTCGGGCATGAAGCGCGCGCCGTGCTTGTCGACAGCGATGAAGCCGTTATTGCTCTTGGAAGCCTTGCCGAGCTGCAGATTGGCAGGCACCTTATCGGAGTCGTAGTTGTCGCCACCGAAATTGAGGCCGGGGCACAGCACGGCGCCACAACCACTGTCGGAGGCGTTCATGTGCCACAGCGCCGCGCCGACCTTCTGGGCCATCATGATGCCGTCGCCGGTGTTGTAAGGCGTGCCACGGCTGAACACAGGCCAACCGGGATAGGAATTCTCGATCATGTTCTCGTTGAACTCGTATCCGCCAGTAGCAATTACAACGCCGCGCTTCGCCTTGACGTTGATCTCCTTGCCCTCGCTCTCGGCAACGACGCCGATGACCTCACCGGCCGCGTTCGTAATGAGACGCTTGCCCGGCGTCTTGTAGACAAACTCGACGTTGGCATACTGCTGGGCGCCTGCGAGCAAAGCCTCCCACAGCTGGCCGTTACCAGAAGCGTGGTTCATATAGTCCTGGATGGCGTCGCCGCCGGGCAGGGCGTCGAACTCCGGGGCAAACAGGCCAAACAGCTGGATGTCAGCGTCGGGCAGCTTCGAAACGAAGTCGTCGTTGAGCGTGTAGGCCGACGTGGCAAGTGCCTCGAGGTACTCGTCGTCACGCGTGCGCTCGCTGGCGGCCTTGTAGTACTTGAGGCCTTCCTCGAGATCAGTCGGGCACGTCCACATGTTGCCCGCTACGCGGGTGTTGCCACCCTGATCCTCCTCGGGCGCCTTTTCGAGCACGAGAATCGCAGCGTCGGGGTCCTCCTGGGCAGCCGTGATGGCTGCCGACAGGCCACCGGCACCACTGCCGAGGATGACGAGGTCAGCCTCCTTGTCCCAGCTGGGCTCGGCGGCTTCGTCCGCCAGGGCTATCGAGCCCAGAGCCCCTGCCCCAACCGCACCGGCGGCGGCAGCGCCGCCCATCTTGAGCAGGCTACGACGAGAAATGTTCGCTTCACGTGCCATGACTGCCCCTTCTTTCGTTCCCGGGAGGCGCCGCGACCGCCGAGCACGTCGCGAAAATGCCTCCGCCCCTCGCCGCCCCAGCAACCCCTTGCTGACGTGGTGGGCGGCGTCGTTCCTCTACATCGTAGGCACACCAGCTCTTCCAACCAAAGGGGGTGACAACCAGGCCCTAGCTCATCCCAGCAATTGGTTGTGACCTCTCGACACGAAAAAGTGCAAGAAGCGCCCCCGAAGCGACAGAGGTACACTTTTGTCGAGGGAATAGCCAGGAAAGCAACGCCAGCAAGACCAGGGGGACGACCTATGCCGGACCTAGACGCCCGACAGCTGCGATATTTCGTCACGACAGCGGAGACCGGCAGCATGTCACAGGCAGCGCGCCAACTATACGTCTCGCAGCAGGCCTTATCGAAAAGCATTACGGCTCTCGAGACAACGCTTGGCGCGGCCTTATTCGTACGCGAGAAGAGTGGAGTCGTACTGACCGACTTCGGACAGTTCTTCCTCAAACGTGCTCGGTTGTCGCTCGAGACGTTGGATTTCGCTGCGGGGAGCCTGCGCGACTTCTCGTCGGGCATCAATCGAACCATCTCGCTTGGCATGCCCCCACGCTGTCTGACGGACTTCGGAGGTACGCTGAGCCCCGCACGGCTTTATGCACTGCAAAAGGCGTATCCCCACGTTCAATTCGAATTCGTCGAGGCGGACGAGAGGGAGCTCGCGCAACGTCTCGAGGACGGCGATCTGCAGTTCGTCATTGGGGAACAGCGCGATGACGAGGCCTATCGCGGCGTGTTACTTGGCGACTTCCCGCTCGTGGTTATCGTTAGCCGGGACAACCCCCTCTCGCGCAGGGCACAGCTCGCACCCCAGGATCTCGCATCAGGGCAGATCGTTACGGGCCCGGAGGACGGCGGTCTCGAACGACTTGTCAACGAGCTTGCCCGCCGCACCGCCACGGAGCTGCGCACCTCTCCGATCAAAGTGAGCTCCGTCGATCCGTCTGACCTCATTGTGGACCGCGACCTGTTCTCCGTATGCCCCGAACAGCATGCGATGCGCACCGCCTCTACGGAGCGTGTCGCACTTGTGCCGTTGGTTGACGAGCACGGCAAACGTGTGTCGGTTGCGCTCAGCCTTTTCTGGCGCGCGAACCTTCCCCTGCAAGCACCGGAGCGGGCGCTCATCAACTACATCTCGGCACTGTACGCGCACCGGGAAGAGGACGAGGTTTAGGGGAACAGTTACTCCCCTTCGGTGCGCAACGTCTCGCGGCGGGCCTTTGCGCGGCGGATGAAGTGCAGCGTCAGCAGGACGACGCCGCAGGCCACAAGCGAGAAGGCCGCGCCCACCAGGCCGACATAGCGCATGCCAACGCCACCCACGACGACGCCACCCACGGCGGTGCCGAACGCGATGCCGATGTTGAACGCCATCGGCTCGAGCGACGTAGCCAGCGTGAGCGCCGTGGGGTACTCTGTGCGCGCGACCCGCATGAACAGAGAGACGCACGACACCGACGCCACATACATGCACAGTGCGATCAGCAGGATCACAACGAGTGCCCACGGCATGGCCGAGCCTGCGGCGAACAAACCCGCCAGCAGTGCAGCCTGCACGAGGAACACCACGACGAGCGCCGGCACACCAAAGCGCAGGTCAACCCAGCCCGACAGCAGATTCGAGAAGAAGCACACCACGCCGTACGCCATGAGTACGCCGCTCGCCGCCAGCGCGCTCATGCCGAGTACGTTCTCGAGGTATGGCGTGATGTACGCGTAGAACACGTAGACCGACCCGACGCCAAACACGAAGATCGCGATCCCCGACAGCACGCGCGCGTCCCCGAGCAGGCACAACTGCTGCCGCAGCGTCGCCGGCGCATCCGACGAGCCCGTCCTCGGCAGCAGAGCCACGAGCGCCGCGCAGACTATCGCGGCAAGGACAAACGTACCGATCATCGCATAGTGCCAGCTCAGCTGGTCGGCCACGATCTTGCCCAGCGACGTCGACACCACCATCGCCACCGAAAACGCCCCATAGATCAGTGAGATAACGACAGAGATGCGACGCTCCTCCACGAGTTCGGGCACGTAGGTGACGCCCACAGCCAGCAGCGGCCCGGACACCGCGCCGACAAGCACGCGCGCCGCCAGCAGTAGCTCGAACGTCGGCGCAAGCATCATGGCTACGTTGGCGATCAGAAAGACGCTCGCATACGCCACGAGCAGCGGAAAGCGACGAAAGCGCCCCGTCGCCAGGGCGAGCACTGGCGTCATGATGGCGTAGGACAGCGCGAAGTAACTGACGAGGTCGCCGGCACGGGACAGCGAGACACCGAAGTCGTGCGCGACATCAGGCTCGATGCCGATGACGATGAACTCTGCGCATCCCAGCGCAAAGCCCAGCGCCACGAGCAGCGCGACGCACAACCTCGGATGAGCAGCCTTTCTCGTTGCCCCGCTCGCTTCCGCCACGACAACACCGTCCGCTGACACAACAGCCTCCCGCTCTTCGACACCGGCCACTCGGCAATCAGATCCCACGTACTCTAGCAGTCAGACGGAACAGTTGAGCAGTACGCATCCACTGACGCAAACATGCCATGCGGCAACCTTCCTTCGTTCGGGCCAGTACGGACACACGCGAGGAACTCGCAGGCAAAAACGAGCCCGCATCGCGTAACAATCCCAGCTCAGGGCTGTCAACCCTGCACTCACCACCGTCTCCCACACACTTCATGTAGGCCTCAGGGTAGCCCCCACACCCTACCCCTCACGTGTGTGTCGGCACCTCGAAAACGCTCCTATCGTCTGAGTCGTCAGCAGGCGTTCGCACCCAGCGCAGCGACGCGCGACCCTCATCACAAAAGCCGCGCTCGTCCACGCTCTCGCAACGCCCAAACGCACGCAAGCACGACTCGACCGCCCCATACAAGGAGGATCGCATGTCCCAGCTCAGCGCTCACCAGATTGACCGCCGCTCGTTCCTCACCGGTGCCGCCCTTGCCGGAGCAGGCGCCGTCGCCGCCAGCTCCATGGCAACCCAGGCCCTCGCCACCGAGTCCGCCGCCGCGGACGCCGCAGCCCCTGCAACGCCCTCGTTCATGGTCGCTCCCGACCCCATCACCGACGACCAGGTCTCGCAGACCGTCGAGGCTGACGTCGTCGTCATCGGCGCCGGTACGGCCGGCCTGTGCACGGCACTCTCCGCAGCTGAGGGCGGTCTCAAGGTCGTCGTGTTCGCGCAGAGCCCCAACGTCGTTGCCCGCGGTGGCTCGAACGCCGTCGTGTACTCCAAGCTCATGAACGAATACGGCCTGCCCAAGATGGACCCGCAGTTCATCCTCGCTCAGATGGCCCAGGCCTCGTTCAACATCGACGTCGACAAGTGGCACAAGTGGTACAACAACTCCGAGGAGTCCATCAACTGGCTCATCGACCGCTCGCTGTCCGTCGAGGGCATGCGCATCTCCATCGAGCAGAGCAACGTGTGGCCCGAGGACATGAAGACCTACCCGCTCTACGGGCCCGAGCAGTCGCACTGCTGGAACAACGACGACTTCCCCGTCGTCGCCGACGGCCAGCCCTCGCTCGTGTTCGCCCTGCGCACGCTGTGCGAGGAGCAGGGTGTCGAGTTCTACTTCAACACGCACGCCGAGCAGCTCGTCCGCGGTGGCGTCGCCAACGGCACCGAGGGTCGCGTCGACGCCGTCATCGCCTCTGACGCCGACGGCAACTACGTCAAGTTCGTCGGCACGACCGGCATCGTCATGGCCTGCGGCGACTTCTCCGGCAACCGCGAGATGATGGAGAAGTACGCGCCCGAGTGCGTCGACTGGGTGACGAACTGGGACGAGGCCCAGACGCCCGACTCGCTCGGCAAGGTCTACGGCGGCCTGTACAAGGGCCGTGGCCAGCAGATGGGCCTGTGGATCGGCGCCGCCTGGCAGAAGACGCTGCCCAACGCCGGCATGTGCGCCACGTTCGCCGCTCCGTGCTACCAGCCCTGGAACGCCCCCGACACCATCATGGTCGACGACTCCGGCCGCCGCTTCTGCTGCGAGGACATGGGCGTTGGCCACCTACCCTACGTCATCAAGCACGTCGGCCCGGTGAACGCCATCTTCGACGTCGAGTATCCCTCGCACCACATCCCGTGGCACAACTGGAAGAACGTCTACACCGAGGGCGACATGGACGCCGACGAGGTGCTGGCCGCCTGGGACGCCAAGGTCGCGGCCGGCAGCATGTACAAGGCCGACACGCTCGAGGACCTCGCCGCGCAGATGGGCGTCGACTACGAGGGCCTGCAGGCCAGCATCGACCGCTACAATGAGCTGTGCGACGCCGGCGAGGACGTCGACTTCCACAAGCGCACCGAGCTCATGGTGCCCATCCGCACCGCGCCCTTCTACGGCTACCGCAACGGCGCTCCCAAGTTCCTCACGGTGCTCGGCGGCCTGCGCACCAACATCGACATGCAGGTCTGCGACGCCGATGACCAGCCGATCGAGGGCCTGTACAACGTCGGCACCATGGTGGGCGACGCCTACGCCAACAGCTACAACTTCCTCGTCGAGGGCCACAACCTCGGCATGAACTGCATCACGTTCGGCTACCTCACCGGCAAGCTGCTGGCCGGCGGCCACCACGGCATCGAGGCCGACCCCGACTACGTTGCCCCCGAGCTGCTCGGCCTCAACCGCTACCACAGCGCCGTCGAGGAGTCCAAGGCCAGCAGCGAGGCCCTGCAGGGCGCCACGTACAAGGACGGCACGTACACGGGCACGGGCTACGGCATCATCGGCGAGATCAACGTGACGGTCGAGGTCAAGGACGGCAAGGTCACCGTCACTGACATCAGCCCGAACAACGAGACGCCCGGCTTCGGCGGCTTTGAAGCCATCAACGACGGCACGTACAAGTCGATGATCGAGACGGCGCAGTCTGCCGACATCGACACGATCGCCGGCGCCACGGCCACCTCGACGGGCATCAAGAACGCCACGCGCCGCGCCCTGGAGCAGGCCGCCCAGTAACGGCGACACCCAGACAAGCCTGGCCTCCTCGCAGAAGAGGACCACCGGCGCATGAGGCTCAGCGCCAAACGCCAACAGGTATGACCCGCATGCCGGGACGTCTTTCGGGGCGTCTCGGCATGCGGCGTATCGCGAGAGGCCAGGCATATCCCGCCGTAAGGATGGCGTTTGGCACGCACGGCAGACGCCGGGGTGCTAGACTGCCAGGACGGCCGCGAAGGGCAGGGGGGCTTCTCGATGGCACGTTCACAGACAGGCCGCGTAGGCTCGGCTCGCCCGGGCATGACGTTCATCCGCAAGGCAAGCGGAGCGTTTCTCGTGCCCGCCATCGTCGGCTATAGCCTCGATATCGCACTCGTCTCGCTGGCCGGATGGCCCGGCTCTTCCTCGGCCTTCTCAACAGGCCTGCTTTCGAGCGATCCCTACTCTGCGTTCATTCAAACAAAGAGCGCGTCGTTTTGTCTGGCCTTCTTTCTTTGGTTCGCGCTCTCAATGCGCGGCGGCGACCGCTTTCACGCGCTGCTCTGCGCCCGGCCCACGTGCTGGGTGTTCTCGGCCCTGTTCATGGCGGGCGGGCTCCTCGGCCTGCTGCCCCTCGAAGACAGCGGCGCCTCGACGCTCGTGCAGGCCCTGTGCGGTCTGCTGATGGGTGCGGGGCTCTCCGGTAACTTCACGCTGTGGGTCAGCCTGTTCAGCTCGCGCGAGACACCGCTGGACGCGCGCGGCATCATCGGGGGCACGCTGCTGGGCGGCCTGCTGTACTTCGTGCTGGCCTGGCTGCCCAACCTGGCCATCTGCCTCGTGTCCATCCTCGTCATCGCGCCTGGGACGAGTTTGGCGCTTGCCTGGTGTAACTTCCGCTTGCACCCAGCGTGCCACGCCTGCGACGGGGAGCCGGGAGAGGTCGCGTTCTACGGCGGGGCCGTCACGTTTCCCCAGGAGCACGCTGCGCGTCGCAAGCATCTCAAGAAGGGCATCCTCTCGCTACTCGCACCGTGCCTAACCATCGGCCTCATCGGCGCGGCCATGCAGCTCACGCGCCTGCTATCCGTTGGCCTGGGATCCTCGGAGCTCATCGTCGGCAACGTGAACAGCCTCGCGCTCATCGCAAGCCCCCTCATCCTGCTCGCGCTGTTCGAGCGCAGCAACTACCACGTCGACATGGGCGCGTTCCAGCGCGTCTGCGCCCCACTCATCGCCGTCGTCGCGCTGGGGCTGCCCATACTGGGCTCGTGGTACGGCTACGTGTTGGCCTTCGTGCTCTACACCATATTTTCGTGCGCCTCGATGATGGGCATCCTGGCCTGCAACCAGGTCGCACGCCACTACCGCATCCCCCCGGTTGCGATGTATGCGCTGGCCTTCGGCATCATCTACACGATGCGCTACCTACCCTCGCTCGTCTCAAGCGCCCTCGGCATGCTCGCCGGCAGGCCCGGCACCGGCCTGCTCGTCACACCCGGCCTCGAGGAGCAGC
Proteins encoded in this window:
- a CDS encoding citrate synthase, which produces MARKDAFDLYDHFESCNYIDPSNYKRTNVKRGLRNADGTGVMAGFTNISNVHGYIVSEGDQIPCEGELTLRGYDIRALVDGVMDEGRFGYEELVYLLLTGVLPSADELSSFQMLIDEQRDLPKNFINDQILTHPSRDVMNMLARAVLQLYADDPEPNDTGAKHEIDTATMLIARMPRIAVLAYYAMKQYYEGGDMVWHGPQEGLSAAQTILDMLRPDHEYTADEAHMLDVMLMLQAEHGGGNNSTFTCRVLTSSGTDAYAAYAGAIGSLKGPKHGGANRKVRDMIKDLEASISDWGDEGQVADYLRRVVRKEANDRTGLIYGMGHAVYTMSDPRARICHRYAARIASNTEFEPELRLIETVERLTPEIMAQEKGTHKVLCANIDLYTGFVYNMLGIPEELYTPMFATARMAGWAAHRFEELVSGKRIIRPAYKSIMNPHPYTPLAERGCKGGFVPPTPAELPAQAATDADAVGD
- a CDS encoding LuxR family transcriptional regulator; amino-acid sequence: MARSQTGRVGSARPGMTFIRKASGAFLVPAIVGYSLDIALVSLAGWPGSSSAFSTGLLSSDPYSAFIQTKSASFCLAFFLWFALSMRGGDRFHALLCARPTCWVFSALFMAGGLLGLLPLEDSGASTLVQALCGLLMGAGLSGNFTLWVSLFSSRETPLDARGIIGGTLLGGLLYFVLAWLPNLAICLVSILVIAPGTSLALAWCNFRLHPACHACDGEPGEVAFYGGAVTFPQEHAARRKHLKKGILSLLAPCLTIGLIGAAMQLTRLLSVGLGSSELIVGNVNSLALIASPLILLALFERSNYHVDMGAFQRVCAPLIAVVALGLPILGSWYGYVLAFVLYTIFSCASMMGILACNQVARHYRIPPVAMYALAFGIIYTMRYLPSLVSSALGMLAGRPGTGLLVTPGLEEQLWCALLCVTLMFVAYVFSDRYRRAQEAADVYSWESEIEPRYRQIVQTTEDVVRRFGESVGLTSREVEVLVPLFKGRTVPLIAEELGVTQNTVRFHCKNVYEKLGVHSKQELIALVESHMSPDAEG
- a CDS encoding MFS transporter produces the protein MAEASGATRKAAHPRLCVALLVALGFALGCAEFIVIGIEPDVAHDFGVSLSRAGDLVSYFALSYAIMTPVLALATGRFRRFPLLVAYASVFLIANVAMMLAPTFELLLAARVLVGAVSGPLLAVGVTYVPELVEERRISVVISLIYGAFSVAMVVSTSLGKIVADQLSWHYAMIGTFVLAAIVCAALVALLPRTGSSDAPATLRQQLCLLGDARVLSGIAIFVFGVGSVYVFYAYITPYLENVLGMSALAASGVLMAYGVVCFFSNLLSGWVDLRFGVPALVVVFLVQAALLAGLFAAGSAMPWALVVILLIALCMYVASVSCVSLFMRVARTEYPTALTLATSLEPMAFNIGIAFGTAVGGVVVGGVGMRYVGLVGAAFSLVACGVVLLTLHFIRRAKARRETLRTEGE
- a CDS encoding LysR family transcriptional regulator, which encodes MPDLDARQLRYFVTTAETGSMSQAARQLYVSQQALSKSITALETTLGAALFVREKSGVVLTDFGQFFLKRARLSLETLDFAAGSLRDFSSGINRTISLGMPPRCLTDFGGTLSPARLYALQKAYPHVQFEFVEADERELAQRLEDGDLQFVIGEQRDDEAYRGVLLGDFPLVVIVSRDNPLSRRAQLAPQDLASGQIVTGPEDGGLERLVNELARRTATELRTSPIKVSSVDPSDLIVDRDLFSVCPEQHAMRTASTERVALVPLVDEHGKRVSVALSLFWRANLPLQAPERALINYISALYAHREEDEV
- a CDS encoding FAD-dependent oxidoreductase; this encodes MSQLSAHQIDRRSFLTGAALAGAGAVAASSMATQALATESAAADAAAPATPSFMVAPDPITDDQVSQTVEADVVVIGAGTAGLCTALSAAEGGLKVVVFAQSPNVVARGGSNAVVYSKLMNEYGLPKMDPQFILAQMAQASFNIDVDKWHKWYNNSEESINWLIDRSLSVEGMRISIEQSNVWPEDMKTYPLYGPEQSHCWNNDDFPVVADGQPSLVFALRTLCEEQGVEFYFNTHAEQLVRGGVANGTEGRVDAVIASDADGNYVKFVGTTGIVMACGDFSGNREMMEKYAPECVDWVTNWDEAQTPDSLGKVYGGLYKGRGQQMGLWIGAAWQKTLPNAGMCATFAAPCYQPWNAPDTIMVDDSGRRFCCEDMGVGHLPYVIKHVGPVNAIFDVEYPSHHIPWHNWKNVYTEGDMDADEVLAAWDAKVAAGSMYKADTLEDLAAQMGVDYEGLQASIDRYNELCDAGEDVDFHKRTELMVPIRTAPFYGYRNGAPKFLTVLGGLRTNIDMQVCDADDQPIEGLYNVGTMVGDAYANSYNFLVEGHNLGMNCITFGYLTGKLLAGGHHGIEADPDYVAPELLGLNRYHSAVEESKASSEALQGATYKDGTYTGTGYGIIGEINVTVEVKDGKVTVTDISPNNETPGFGGFEAINDGTYKSMIETAQSADIDTIAGATATSTGIKNATRRALEQAAQ
- a CDS encoding FAD-binding protein; the encoded protein is MAREANISRRSLLKMGGAAAAGAVGAGALGSIALADEAAEPSWDKEADLVILGSGAGGLSAAITAAQEDPDAAILVLEKAPEEDQGGNTRVAGNMWTCPTDLEEGLKYYKAASERTRDDEYLEALATSAYTLNDDFVSKLPDADIQLFGLFAPEFDALPGGDAIQDYMNHASGNGQLWEALLAGAQQYANVEFVYKTPGKRLITNAAGEVIGVVAESEGKEINVKAKRGVVIATGGYEFNENMIENSYPGWPVFSRGTPYNTGDGIMMAQKVGAALWHMNASDSGCGAVLCPGLNFGGDNYDSDKVPANLQLGKASKSNNGFIAVDKHGARFMPEDRADGHGYGRREYLFFYDGVKCEWPHLPYWTVFDAEQAQRPVASGKAEGSQFTWFTAHSGYEWSQDNSAEVERGWVLKADTLEDLAAQMNGVEAGEGKMDAATLQATVDAYNKDAEAGEDTQFGRAAETMRPLTGPFYAVLCYPNQYNTQGGPKRNTRAQTLDAFDEPIPRLYSVGECGAGYGWVYNGGWNIAEAMVTGIWAGKDAIKLEPWA